The Cygnus atratus isolate AKBS03 ecotype Queensland, Australia chromosome 12, CAtr_DNAZoo_HiC_assembly, whole genome shotgun sequence genome has a segment encoding these proteins:
- the HSD17B2 gene encoding 17-beta-hydroxysteroid dehydrogenase type 2, whose amino-acid sequence MDALAGSPLGWLCMGVTVIFGATVLCMAKRSLVEKGSVLVWSLLPALLGLLCGTMLGACGGLLVFCGACLVSSAYLGGTAPLPVGDKAVLVTGSDTGIGHALAKYLDNLGFVVFAGVLNKDGPGAEDLRRTCSQRLSLLQLDITNPTQVKQAYLQVSEKVQNTGLWGVVNNAGILGFPADGELLPMSVYRQCMEVNFFGAVEVSKTFLPLLRKSHGRLVNMSSMAGGIPLPRYAAYGASKAALSMFSGVMRQELSKWGIKVAAIHPSGFRTGIQGTSELWVKQEKELVEHLPADVRQDYGEDYLLGLKSYLPQIPAYCDADLSPVLSSLLHALLARRPHSLYTPGRGAYVLLCIFCYFPLWLYDFFISKLMSIESVPRALRTLEAENKNL is encoded by the exons ATGGATGCTCTTGCTGGCAGCCCTTTGGGATGGCTCTGCATGGGTGTCACTGTGATTTTTGGGGCCACTGTGCTCTGCATGGCCAAGAGGAGCCTGGTGGAGAAAGGCAGCGTGCTGGTCTGgagcctgctgcctgccttgctggggctgctgtgcgGGACTATGCTGGGGGCTTGCGGAGGGCTGCTGGTGTTCTGCGGTGCGTGCCTTGTCTCCTCCGCTTACCTGGGTGGCACGGCGCCACTGCCCGTGGGTGACAAAGCCGTGCTCGTCACAG GAAGCGACACTGGGATTGGACACGCGCTGGCTAAGTATCTGGATAACTtaggttttgttgtgtttgctGGGGTTTTGAATAAGGACGGCCCTGGAGCTGAGGACCTGAGGCGGACCTGTTCTCAGAGGCTTTCTCTCCTGCAGCTGGATATAACCAATCCCACCCAAGTCAAGCAAGCCTATCTACAAGTCTCGGAGAAGGTGCAAAATACAG gGCTTTGGGGAGTTGTGAACAATGCGGGAATCCTGGGCTTCCCTGCTGATGGTGAGCTGCTCCCCATGAGTGTGTACAGGCAGTGCATGGAGGTGAACTTCTTCGGGGCCGTGGAGGTGTCCAAGACCTTCTTACCATTACTTCGGAAGTCCCACGGGAGGCTGGTTAACATGTCCAGCATGGCAG GAGGCATTCCGCTACCGAGGTATGCTGCGTACGGTGCATCAAAGGCAGCTCTGTCCATGTTTTCTGGAGTAATGAGGCAGGAGCTTTCCAAATGGGGAATCAAAGTTGCTGCCATCCATCCATCAGGCTTCAGAACAG GTATACAAGGCACATCCGAGCTGTGGGTCAAGCAAGAAAAGGAGCTGGTGGAGCACCTTCCAGCAGACGTGAGACAGGACTATGGCGAGGACTACCTGCTGGGGCTGAAGAGCTACCTCCCGCAGATACCTGCGTACTGTGATGCCGACCTCTCCCCGGTGCTGAGCTCCCTCCTGCACGCCTTGCTGGCCAGGCGGCCCCACAGCTTGTACACCCCTGGCAGAGGGGCTTACGTGctcctctgcattttctgctaCTTCCCTCTCTGGTTATATGACTTTTTCATTAGTAAGTTGATGAGCATTGAGTCTGTCCCAAGGGCACTGAGAACACTGGAGGCTGAAAACAAGAATCTCTAA